One window of the Vicinamibacteria bacterium genome contains the following:
- a CDS encoding PspA/IM30 family protein translates to MGLASRLTTLLKADAHGVVDAVEDRSLLLKQYVREAEAELVRKRARLEALEVEAKSLEEAKKRLAVESKRWDEDATLALRGEKEELARFAVKKLLVSKRRSEQAERRIEQVREEREGLLETIARQELELDDLQAKVKAFLARVNAGDGEIVLDAPVADEEVEIELLRRKAGA, encoded by the coding sequence ATGGGACTCGCATCGAGACTGACCACACTACTCAAAGCCGATGCCCACGGCGTCGTCGACGCCGTCGAGGATCGCTCGTTGCTCCTGAAGCAGTACGTTCGCGAGGCGGAGGCCGAGCTCGTTCGCAAGCGCGCCCGTCTGGAAGCGCTCGAGGTGGAGGCGAAATCGCTGGAGGAAGCGAAAAAGCGTCTCGCCGTCGAGTCGAAGCGCTGGGACGAAGACGCGACGCTCGCGCTTCGCGGGGAGAAGGAGGAGCTCGCGCGATTCGCGGTCAAGAAGCTTCTCGTCTCGAAACGAAGAAGCGAGCAAGCCGAACGGCGCATCGAACAGGTAAGGGAGGAGCGCGAAGGCCTCCTTGAGACCATTGCGCGTCAAGAGCTCGAGCTCGATGACCTCCAGGCGAAGGTCAAAGCGTTTCTCGCTCGGGTGAACGCCGGGGACGGCGAAATCGTGCTCGATGCCCCGGTGGCGGACGAGGAAGTCGAGATCGAGCTCTTGCGGCGAAAGGCGGGTGCGTGA